Proteins encoded together in one Antennarius striatus isolate MH-2024 chromosome 13, ASM4005453v1, whole genome shotgun sequence window:
- the gabrr3a gene encoding gamma-aminobutyric acid receptor subunit rho-3a isoform X2: MRTALLALRLMCLAWLWPVTQLNSSSFPNKRRHKGPYVGENTQQKHGGREDLKMKKLDSTKSLLIKSEQLLRIEEHDFAMRPGFGGSAIPVGIDVQVESIDSISEVNMDFTMTLYLRHYWQDDRLAFPSSSNKSRTFDARLVKKIWVPDVFFVHSKRSFIHDTTMENIMLRVYPNGNILYSVRITVTALCSMDFSSFPLDTQNCSLELESCWYNRLYINFILRRHIFFFMLQTYFPTMLMVMLSWVSFWIDRRAVPARVSLGITTVLTMSTIITGVSASMPQVSYVKAVDIYLWASFLFVFLSVIEYAAVNYFTTVEEMRKLKKAKIPSAYNASQAMAFDGCFHDNEIELTSMAEVSSTANTERNTQARNSTVSAPAEGTRLRRKHPVKNNLRFIMSNSYMIDSYSRVLFPLAYLLFNIIYWSLYT; the protein is encoded by the exons ATGAGAACGGCCCTCTTGGCCTTGAGACTAATGTGCTTGGCCTGGCTGTGGCCCGTCACCCAGctcaacagcagcagcttcccGAACAAGAGGAGACACAAGGGGCCGTATGTCGGAGAGAACACCCAGCAGAAGCATGGGGG ACGGGAGGATCTCAAGATGAAAAAGCTGGACAGCACCAAGTCTCTGCTAATTAAATCTGAGCAGCTGCTCCGCATTGAAGAACACGACTTTGCAATGAGGCCCGGCTTTGGAG GTTCAGCCATTCCTGTCGGGATTGATGTCCAGGTGGAGAGCATTGACAGCATATCTGAAGTGAACATG GACTTCACCATGACTTTATACCTGAGGCATTACTGGCAGGATGATCGCCTGGCCTTCCCCTCCAGCAGCAACAAAAGTCGCACCTTCGACGCACGTCTGGTGAAGAAGATCTGGGTTCCCGACGTGTTCTTTGTCCACTCTAAACGTTCTTTTATCCATGACACAACCATGGAGAACATCATGCTGAGAGTTTATCCCAATGGTAATATCCTCTACAGTGTCAG GATCACTGTGACGGCTCTTTGCTCAATGGACTTCAGTAGTTTCCCTCTGGACACACAGAATTGCTCTCTGGAGCTAGAAAGCT GTTGGTACAATCGACTCTACATAAACTTCATTCTCAGGAGGcatatcttcttcttcatgctTCAGACTTACTTTCCCACCatgctgatggtgatgctgTCCTGGGTGTCTTTCTGGATAGACAGGAGGGCCGTACCCGCCCGTGTCTCTCTTG GAATAACCACGGTTCTGACGATGTCCACCATCATCACTGGTGTCTCGGCCTCCATGCCACAGGTGTCTTATGTGAAAGCCGTAGACATCTACCTGTGGGCGAGcttcctctttgtcttcctGTCCGTCATCGAGTACGCTGCCGTCAACTATTTCACCACagtggaggagatgaggaaactCAAGAAGGCAAAG ATCCCCAGTGCCTACAATGCCTCCCAGGCTATGGCATTTGATGGCTGCTTCCATGACAACGAGATTGAACTGACTTCTATGGCAGAGGTTTCCAGCACAGCGAATACAGAGAGGAACACCCAGGCTCGAAACTCCACCGTGTCTGCCCCCGCCGAAGGCACCAGGCTACGCCGAAAACACCCCGTGAAAAACAACCTCCGCTTCATAATGAGCAACAGCTACATGATCGACTCCTACTCCAGAGTCCTATTTCCTCTGGCCTACCTGCTCTTCAACATCATATACTGGAGTTTGTACACATAG
- the gabrr3a gene encoding gamma-aminobutyric acid receptor subunit rho-3a isoform X3, producing MRTALLALRLMCLAWLWPVTQLNSSSFPNKRRHKGPYVGENTQQKHGGREDLKMKKLDSTKSLLIKSEQLLRIEEHDFAMRPGFGGSAIPVGIDVQVESIDSISEVNMDFTMTLYLRHYWQDDRLAFPSSSNKSRTFDARLVKKIWVPDVFFVHSKRSFIHDTTMENIMLRVYPNGNILYSVRITVTALCSMDFSSFPLDTQNCSLELESYAYNVNDLTLYWKNGNDSLRTDEIVLSQFFIEDFQPSFGLAFYSSTGWYNRLYINFILRRHIFFFMLQTYFPTMLMVMLSWVSFWIDRRAVPARVSLGITTVLTMSTIITGVSASMPQVSYVKAVDIYLWASFLFVFLSVIEYAAVNYFTTVEEMRKLKKAKLADITTPPPPPACRSPVPTMPPRLWHLMAASMTTRLN from the exons ATGAGAACGGCCCTCTTGGCCTTGAGACTAATGTGCTTGGCCTGGCTGTGGCCCGTCACCCAGctcaacagcagcagcttcccGAACAAGAGGAGACACAAGGGGCCGTATGTCGGAGAGAACACCCAGCAGAAGCATGGGGG ACGGGAGGATCTCAAGATGAAAAAGCTGGACAGCACCAAGTCTCTGCTAATTAAATCTGAGCAGCTGCTCCGCATTGAAGAACACGACTTTGCAATGAGGCCCGGCTTTGGAG GTTCAGCCATTCCTGTCGGGATTGATGTCCAGGTGGAGAGCATTGACAGCATATCTGAAGTGAACATG GACTTCACCATGACTTTATACCTGAGGCATTACTGGCAGGATGATCGCCTGGCCTTCCCCTCCAGCAGCAACAAAAGTCGCACCTTCGACGCACGTCTGGTGAAGAAGATCTGGGTTCCCGACGTGTTCTTTGTCCACTCTAAACGTTCTTTTATCCATGACACAACCATGGAGAACATCATGCTGAGAGTTTATCCCAATGGTAATATCCTCTACAGTGTCAG GATCACTGTGACGGCTCTTTGCTCAATGGACTTCAGTAGTTTCCCTCTGGACACACAGAATTGCTCTCTGGAGCTAGAAAGCT ATGCTTACAATGTGAACGACCTAACGCTCTACTGGAAGAACGGGAACGATTCATTAAGGACTGACGAGATCGTGCTCTCTCAGTTTTTTATTGAAGACTTCCAGCCTTCCTTTGGGCTTGCCTTCTACAGCAGTACTG GTTGGTACAATCGACTCTACATAAACTTCATTCTCAGGAGGcatatcttcttcttcatgctTCAGACTTACTTTCCCACCatgctgatggtgatgctgTCCTGGGTGTCTTTCTGGATAGACAGGAGGGCCGTACCCGCCCGTGTCTCTCTTG GAATAACCACGGTTCTGACGATGTCCACCATCATCACTGGTGTCTCGGCCTCCATGCCACAGGTGTCTTATGTGAAAGCCGTAGACATCTACCTGTGGGCGAGcttcctctttgtcttcctGTCCGTCATCGAGTACGCTGCCGTCAACTATTTCACCACagtggaggagatgaggaaactCAAGAAGGCAAAG CTGGCTGACATCACcactccccccccaccccctgcctgTAGATCCCCAGTGCCTACAATGCCTCCCAGGCTATGGCATTTGATGGCTGCTTCCATGACAACGAGATTGAACTGA
- the gabrr3a gene encoding gamma-aminobutyric acid receptor subunit rho-3a isoform X1, giving the protein MRTALLALRLMCLAWLWPVTQLNSSSFPNKRRHKGPYVGENTQQKHGGREDLKMKKLDSTKSLLIKSEQLLRIEEHDFAMRPGFGGSAIPVGIDVQVESIDSISEVNMDFTMTLYLRHYWQDDRLAFPSSSNKSRTFDARLVKKIWVPDVFFVHSKRSFIHDTTMENIMLRVYPNGNILYSVRITVTALCSMDFSSFPLDTQNCSLELESYAYNVNDLTLYWKNGNDSLRTDEIVLSQFFIEDFQPSFGLAFYSSTGWYNRLYINFILRRHIFFFMLQTYFPTMLMVMLSWVSFWIDRRAVPARVSLGITTVLTMSTIITGVSASMPQVSYVKAVDIYLWASFLFVFLSVIEYAAVNYFTTVEEMRKLKKAKIPSAYNASQAMAFDGCFHDNEIELTSMAEVSSTANTERNTQARNSTVSAPAEGTRLRRKHPVKNNLRFIMSNSYMIDSYSRVLFPLAYLLFNIIYWSLYT; this is encoded by the exons ATGAGAACGGCCCTCTTGGCCTTGAGACTAATGTGCTTGGCCTGGCTGTGGCCCGTCACCCAGctcaacagcagcagcttcccGAACAAGAGGAGACACAAGGGGCCGTATGTCGGAGAGAACACCCAGCAGAAGCATGGGGG ACGGGAGGATCTCAAGATGAAAAAGCTGGACAGCACCAAGTCTCTGCTAATTAAATCTGAGCAGCTGCTCCGCATTGAAGAACACGACTTTGCAATGAGGCCCGGCTTTGGAG GTTCAGCCATTCCTGTCGGGATTGATGTCCAGGTGGAGAGCATTGACAGCATATCTGAAGTGAACATG GACTTCACCATGACTTTATACCTGAGGCATTACTGGCAGGATGATCGCCTGGCCTTCCCCTCCAGCAGCAACAAAAGTCGCACCTTCGACGCACGTCTGGTGAAGAAGATCTGGGTTCCCGACGTGTTCTTTGTCCACTCTAAACGTTCTTTTATCCATGACACAACCATGGAGAACATCATGCTGAGAGTTTATCCCAATGGTAATATCCTCTACAGTGTCAG GATCACTGTGACGGCTCTTTGCTCAATGGACTTCAGTAGTTTCCCTCTGGACACACAGAATTGCTCTCTGGAGCTAGAAAGCT ATGCTTACAATGTGAACGACCTAACGCTCTACTGGAAGAACGGGAACGATTCATTAAGGACTGACGAGATCGTGCTCTCTCAGTTTTTTATTGAAGACTTCCAGCCTTCCTTTGGGCTTGCCTTCTACAGCAGTACTG GTTGGTACAATCGACTCTACATAAACTTCATTCTCAGGAGGcatatcttcttcttcatgctTCAGACTTACTTTCCCACCatgctgatggtgatgctgTCCTGGGTGTCTTTCTGGATAGACAGGAGGGCCGTACCCGCCCGTGTCTCTCTTG GAATAACCACGGTTCTGACGATGTCCACCATCATCACTGGTGTCTCGGCCTCCATGCCACAGGTGTCTTATGTGAAAGCCGTAGACATCTACCTGTGGGCGAGcttcctctttgtcttcctGTCCGTCATCGAGTACGCTGCCGTCAACTATTTCACCACagtggaggagatgaggaaactCAAGAAGGCAAAG ATCCCCAGTGCCTACAATGCCTCCCAGGCTATGGCATTTGATGGCTGCTTCCATGACAACGAGATTGAACTGACTTCTATGGCAGAGGTTTCCAGCACAGCGAATACAGAGAGGAACACCCAGGCTCGAAACTCCACCGTGTCTGCCCCCGCCGAAGGCACCAGGCTACGCCGAAAACACCCCGTGAAAAACAACCTCCGCTTCATAATGAGCAACAGCTACATGATCGACTCCTACTCCAGAGTCCTATTTCCTCTGGCCTACCTGCTCTTCAACATCATATACTGGAGTTTGTACACATAG